From the genome of Syntrophorhabdaceae bacterium:
CATCGGGTATATAGGCGTCCACGGGGATGTTTACTTCCGCGATGATCTCTTCTTCCTTTTCTTCGGGCCTCTCTTTGAGCCCTTTCACTGCCTCCCCAAGCATTTCACAATACAATTCGAATCCTATGAGATTGATGTTGCCCGATTGTTCTTTGCCAAGGAGGTTGCCCGCACCCCTTATTTCAAGATCATAGCTGGCGATATGGAATCCGGACCCGAGGTCCGTCATCTCCTCTATGATCTTTAAGCGGAGCGCGGCATCCTTCGTAAGGACTTCGTCCTTGGGGACGAGAAGGTATGCGAAGGCCTGTTTTGTGCTCCTGCCGACGCGTCCTCTCAACTGGTATAGATCGGCGAGGCCCATCCTGTGGGCGTTATTGATGAATATGGTATTCACGTTCGAGATGTCAAGACCCGATTCGATGATATTTGTGGAAAGCAGGATGTCGTATTCTCCCCCTATGAAATCGACCATGATCTTTTCGAGTTTTTTCTCATCCATTTTACCGTGGGCGACAGCTATTCTCACTTCCGGCAGAAGCCTTTTCAGATGTTCGTACACGACGCCGATGTTATGAATGTAATTGTGGACGAAAAAGACCTGTCCGCCTCTTTGCAGCTCATCGGATATCCCCTTTTTTATCAGTCCGTCGTTGAATTTGATGACGAAGGTTTTAACGGCAAGCCTGTCAAGGGGAGGGGTATTGATGATGCTCAGGTCCTTGATGCCCGTTGAAGCCATGTATAAGGTCCTCGGTATGGGTGTTGCGCTGAGCGTAAGGACATCTATGTTTTTTCGCATGGTCTTCAGCTTCTCTTTATGTTTAACGCCGAAGCGCTGTTCCTCATCGACGATAAGCAACCCGAGGTCTCTGAACTGAACATCTTTCTGGAGTAATTTGTGGGTACCGATGACGATGTCGACAGCGCCCCGTCTTATCCTTTCCGCGACCTCTTTCTGCTCTTCCTTTGATTTGAATCTGCTCAGCATATCTATATTGACCGGATAGTCGCAGAGGCGTTCGCTGAATGTCTTGTAGTGCTGCTGCGCGAGGATGGTTGTGGGTACGAGGACAGCTACCTGCTTATTGTCTAACGCCGCCTTGAAAGAGGCCCTGAGCGCGACCTCGGTTTTTCCAAAACCTACGTCGCCGCATACGAGCCTGTCCATAGGCTTTATGTTTTGCAGGTCCTTCATTACATCTTCGATGGCCTGCGTCTGGCCTTCCGTCTCCTCGTATTCGAACCGGGACTCCATCTCCCTGAAGAGCTCGTCTTCCGGCGGGTAACTATGGCCCTCCGCCAGTTCTCTCTCTGCATAGATTGTGATGAGCTCCCCCGCAATGTCTTCAACCTGTTTTCTTACCCGTTTTTTTGTATTTTTCCAGAGCTGGGAGCCAAGTCTGTCTATTTTCGGTTTATGTTTTTCGCTGCCTATGAATTTTTGAACAAGATGGAGATCGCTGACCGGTACGTAGAGTTTATCGCCGTCCTGATATTCCACAAGGAGGAAATCTTTGGTATGCCCGTCTACCTTTAATGCCGTGATCCCTTTATATACTCCTATCCCGTGCTCTATATGGACCACCCATTCCCCGATCTTCAGATCCTTGAAGGAATTGAGAAATTCATCAAGGCCGTCCCACTGTTTTTTTATAACCCTTTTTTTTGGCCCCACGATATCTTCTTCCGTAAGGGCGATGATATTGTCTGTCCTGAACCCTCTCCTCAACGGGCCTATGACAATACCCCACTCCCTCTCTTTTTTGGAAAGGGCCATCCCGGTGAGGATCGGCAGCGATATATCATAGTTCTTGAAGATCTCCTGGAGTCTCTCCGCCTGGTGCCGTGTATTGACGAAAAGATAGATATATCTGAAGTTATTCCACTCATTTCTGAACCTTTCCGTGAGTATCTTAAATATCTCGGTCTTCCTGGTTTCAAAGATGATCTTCAGGTCTTCGTTAGAAACGGCCCTTACGGTGATACCTTCCTCTTCCCCTTCAACCCCCGAGATATCGATATTCAACATCGAGCCGCACCGTTTCCCGAGCTCTTCCAGGAAGGCAGAGTTACTGCCGTCGTCAAACTCCCGTATTACCATGTGAAGTCCTCTGTGGACGAGGGCCATGTTGTTTTCAAAATAGTCATAGAGCATGGCGCTCCTGTCATCTCTGTGTTTTGCGGGTGTCAATGTACACTCTTCGGTTTCCCCGAGGGATCTTTGCGTACCGGGGTCAAAGAAACGGACGGAATATACCTGGTCACCGAGGAACTCGATCCGGAGGGGTTTCTGCGATGGAAGAGGATATATGTCGATAATACTGCCCCTCTTCGCGTATTCCCCGCTCTCCCTGACAAGCGTGGAGAGTTCGTACCCGGCATCTTCGAGATAGTTTATGAGGTCTTCCCGGAAGATCGTGTCTCCGAACCTGATCTTTTTAACACTTCCGGAGATTGCCTGACGACCTGTGACCGGATATTGGAGAGCGCTGTATGGGAATAGCCCGATAAACCGGTCATCTGAAAACAGATGATAGAGAAAGCCTGTTCTCTTTATCTCGTCTTCCCTTTCGAAAACCCTGTCAGAATAAACAGGGAAGAGGTGGACCTCTTTTTTCGAAAAAAATTCTATCTCTTCCCGGAGAAGGAATGCCTCATCTTCAGTTTCATAAAAGATAAGAGTTTTTCTGTCAATGGTGGAGAGGAGAAAAGAGAGGTACGATCCTATCTTGCCTGTAATGTAGATAAAGCCGTTCTTGTCAGGGTTAAACATCGTTCTTAGGGGTTGAGATGCGATATACGGGCGTACATGAAGGCTGAGAAGTGGTTTTAAGGATCCGGAAGTATGGCTATATTTTTCTCGTATTCTGCCATGACTATTCTGGGGAAACCCCTGTATGTCTTCGGGGGTTTGTTTTTACCGGCCCCGTTTAGTTTTGCTCTTGTAGGCCCCACGTTGTACGCGTGAAGCGCCGTGTTGACGTTCTCGAAATCGTCCACGAGTTTAGCGAAAAAATAGACGCCTATCCTGATGTTATTATCCGGTTCATCAAGCGTTTTATTTCCCGACCACTCTATCCCCGCGTAGTGAGCGATATGTTTCGCCAGCGAAGGTTTTATCTGAAGCAGTCCCCTTGCCCCACGGGAGGAAACAGCGTCGTGCCTGAAATTACTTTCCACTTTCATCATGGCAAGGATAAGCCGGTAATCGAGTTCATGCTGGATCGACTCTTCGTAGACGATCGATGAGATCGTTCTTAACTGTTCCTTATCTAATTTTATGTTTTCAGTCTTTAAATACCCGGTTATCTGGTGGATGAAGATCTCTTTTCTGAGCGTACCCGTGCTGCTGATGAGGGAATAGGCAGAGGCGAAACAGAGGATCACCATGGTAGAGATAAAGAGAAGCGCTATTTTTTGTCTGAACGGCATTACATATGTATAACACGATATCTTCCCGGAAGTCAACCTATATCCGGGAGATGTTAACCTTGAAGTCTTCTCCTTCATCAACGGTGTATTTCAGGTCTTCCCTTGTGCTGAGAAGCCTCTGTATATTTTCGAGAGAGGTCCTGGTATCGATAAGGATCTCGAAAGAATCAAAGGATCTGTTGTCAATGGACTTCTTCGTCTCCAGAACCGGCTGCGGGCACGATAATCCTCTAAGGTCGAGATGTTTCTTTTCCATATTGTTCCTCCTTATGCCAATCTTTTTCTCATGAAAAACCCTGTCGCAATACAGAAGAGCAGGCCGATGATGACGGCGAGGGCGCTGAACCGTCCTACCCCGGCCGGGGAAGCGGCTATTGCAAAGTTATGGGCAAACCCTGCACCTGTGATCATGCCGATGACAAATACCCCTGCGTCAATATCGCCTTCACCGGCGAGAAAGAGCTGTCTTCCCGGACAGCCGCCCGCAAGCGCATAGGCAAGGCCGGAAAGTACCATACCGAAAAAGTTCCATACCTGGTTCGTATGTGCTACCGGTTGTCCTGCAAAGCCGGGATTGAACTGACCGAGGAGAAGATTTGCAAGGAACGCAAAGATAAGGAGACCGATAACACCCGATGCAAGATGGAAGTCCTTTAACAGGATAATGTCGCGGATCGCCCCCATGGTACAGAACCTCGTTCTCTGGGCAAAGATACCGATAATGAAGGCCCCGGCAAAAGAAAGGATGATCGGGGCATGCTGTGCGCCAGGACCCTTGAGGCGGAAAAAGGGTGCGCCGTTAGGGATGGCCGGCTTAACGATGAGAAGCAGAAAGAGGCCAAGCATCATAAGGGGCATCAAAAGCCCGGTAAATTTATATGCAGAATAGTTTCTGCCAAGGGTGTACCCGCCCTTGAGAAATTGCACACCTATGTATACACCGACGATGAGTCCCACGATCGCGGCAATAGCATTCCCGTCCCCGCCGGCAAGCCTTAAGAAGGCCCTCCAGGGACAGCCGAGAAAAACAAGCGCCCCGAGCATGGCGAAGAAGCCGAGAAAGAACCGGACCAGGGGAAGAGAGCCTCCTCTGGGTTTGAATTCTTTGAAAACAAGACTCGCGAAAAAGGAGCCAAGGACGAATGCCGGTATCTCCGGCCTTAAATACTGAACGATGGAAATCCGGTGAAAACCCAGTGCGCCGGCTATATCACGCTCAAAGCATGCGACACAGATCCCCATGTTGGCAGGGTTTCCGAATTTCTGAAAAATAGTTGCGAGGATGCCGATAAAGACGCCACAGGAAATGATCTTCCAGTGTTTCTGAAAAAGATTCATACACTGACCTCCCGGATAAATATTTGAATAAATATTTGAAGTTAATAAATAAATTGAATAATATTATTTGTCAAATAGATAATTTGCATGAATAAAACGTGATTTATCGAATAAAACTATATCCCTTGATAATAAAGAATATCCCGAAGAGTATCAGAAATATACTGCAGACAAAAAGAATGGATTGCAAGACCCTTATGCTCAGGTACCTGCCGCCAAACTGTATTCCGTAGGAGACGAAGCTGTACCAGGCCAGATCGGATAGTATATGGCCCGTGAAAAAGGCGACAACTCCCTGGATACCAAGTCCCCTTGCGAATATTACGTAACCCATGCCGATGGTTATCCACCAGATGAACCAGTAAGGGTTTGAAAGACTGATGAGGATACCCGCTGTAATGGGGTGGATGCCGCGGCCTTCGGATTGTGCTGTACCATCGAGCCGGTAGCGTTTGAGGTTTTTGATGGTCATTGAGCCCATGCAGACAAGAACAATCCCGCCAAAGAAGGCGATAAAAGAGAAAATGACCCTGTTGTTCAGCAGGCTGCCGAGACCAAAGACGATGATACAGAGGAGCACGAATTCGAGGATCCCGTGACCAAGCACTACGAGGGGACCTACGATGCCGCCCCTTCGTGTCGATTCACTGATCGTTACGGTGAGCAGCGGCCCCGGCGCCATTGCCCCCGTGAGGCCAAGTACAAACCCGATGGAAAAAAGACTGAGCAGGTTCATAAGAAGTAGTGAATAGTCTATATAACATAAAGGCGGTCGATAGTCGATAGTGAATAGCCGTCAGCAGTCAGCACACAGTCATCAGCAATAAATATGGTCTATCTGGTCTATTTAGTCTATCTGGTCTATCTGGTCGTTTTGTTGATAGTAAATAGGATGTGGAAGGTAAAAGGGACAAAGAACCTTCTTACTTGTTTGATACAACCAGTATCCAGCATCGAGCGGCGAGTAACGAGCAATGCCTTAAGCTGATCGCTGATAGCTAAAAGCTGAATACGATCTACGATATACGATCTACGAGATACGATATACGATCTACGGCTATAATAAAACTGTTCACAACATGTCACATTTTTGTTAGTATGAAGAAATGCGATACGTCGTTGATCTGAATTGCGATATGGGTGAATCCTTCGGGGATTACACGCTCGGCAGTGACAATGAGGTTATACAATACATAACATCGTCGAATATCGCCTGTGGTTTCCACGCATCGGACCCGAACGTGATGGAGAAAACAGTCAGGTTATGCCGGGAACATCACGTGATGGCCGGCGCCCATCCAGGTTATCCCGACCTGATGGGCTTCGGAAGAAGGTCCATGGACGTAAGCGAGGATGAACTTGTGAATTACGTGATATACCAGGTCGGAGCGCTCAGGGGCTTTCTCGATCTTCATGGTATGTCTCTCCAGCATATAAAGATGCACGGAGCGCTCTATAATTATTTAGTCAACGATGACAAAAAATATCTCAGGATCGTTGAATCGGCAGGCAGGGTATTTGGTGATGTTGTATTTTTAACCCTCGGGACAAAAAAGACAGTGGAGCTTAAAAAGATATGCAGGCAGAAAGGGATCAGGATCGCCCTCGAGGGATTCCCCGACAGGATGTATGCCGATGAAGGTGAACTTCTTCCCAGAAAATACAAAGAAGCTGTCTTGAAAGACCCTGAACTCATCGCCAGGAGAGCGATCCGGATGGTGAAAGAGAAGGGGGTTGAAAGTATAAACGGCCACTGGATCGGGATGGAGCTCGATACTATGTGTATTCATGGGGACAATATGGAGAGCATAGAGGCGGCACAGAAGATCCGGGAGTATTCACGCAACGAAGACATAACGATTAAACCCCTCTGCGAGTTTGTGTAAATAATGGACTGGACACGGTATGGCGAGGAAGGTATCAGGATTGTTTTTGGCAAGGCGATCAACGCCGATGTCCATGAGGAGGTAAGGCAATATTATTTCTTCCTCAAGTCTCTTGATCTGCAGGAGATCATCGATATTATCCCATCCTTTACATCCTGTATCATTTATTTCAACAGCCGGTTAACGAGTTTCAGCACCCTTGTTTCGCTTTTGAAGGAGAAGGAAAAAGGTCTGCCGCAAACACAGATCCCCGCCCCGGTAACCCACACCATCCCTGTCATGTATGGTGGTCAGTACGGCCCGGATATAGAGTTTGTCTGTTCCTATTCGGGCCTCACGGCAGACGAAGTTATTGAGATCCACGTCTCAACCGTTTATACCGTTTTTGCCGTAGGTTTTTTGCCCGGTTTTCCTTATCTCGGCACCCTGGATAAACGGTTATTTGTCCCGCGGCTTGAAACCCCTCGCCTGAAGGTGAATGAAGGATCTGTAGGAATTGCACAACTCCAGACGGGCATATATTCTTTTGAGTCCCCCGGGGGGTGGAGGATAATCGGCAAGACGGATGTAAAGCTCTTTGACTATACGGAGGCGCCATACAGCCTCCTGAAGATCGGCGACCGGGTGAGGTTTGTGCCTCTATGATAGAGATTATTAACCCTGCATGGCTTGCAATGGTAGTCGACGGCGGAAGATACGGATATGCAGATATCGGTGTGCCGCCGTCATCGGTCCTCGACAGGTATGCCTACACTGCACTGTGTCGTCTCCTGGGATACAGTACCGACATACCTGTCCTTGAGATCATGGGTCACGATTTTTCGTTAAAGGTTAATACCGATGTTTCCTGTGCGATTACCGGGGCACGGGTTACGGCATTTGTTGACAGCACGCCCGCGGCTCTCTGGAAAGGCATCAGGGTAAAGGCCGGCAGTACTATCGAGGTGAAAGAGGTCACCGAGGGACTCCGCTATTATCTTGGTTTTTCCGGTATTATAGACGCGGCACAAGTGACAGGGAGCTATACGACAAACCTCGAGTGCCGTTTTGGCGGCTACTTTGGAAGGCCCTTCCTGAAGGGCGACAGGATAGCACTGAAGGATATCCATATTCCGGACGAAAGGGTTATTGACGAATCGCTTATACCGTCCATGCAGGCGCCGCACCTTCTTCGGATAATTGCCGGCGAAGAAAGGGACCGTTTTTCTCCTGAAACGCTAAAGAGTTTGTTTGAAATAGATGGAGACCCGTGGTATAAAGTTTCCACAAAAAGCAACAGAACAGGGATCCGGCTGGAAGGCAGACCTCTCGAATTTAAAGAGGAGGTGGAAAGAAGTATTATTTCCGAAGGGATCCTGCCGGGCATTGTTCAGATTCCGGGTGACGGACAGCCAATCATTGTGCTCTACGAGAGAACAATAGGCGGATACGCGAGGATCGGTCATGTGGCAAAGACAGACCGCGACCTGCTCGCTCACCTGAAGCCTCTGGACAAGGTAAGGTTTCAAATGATCGAGCCGGAGGAAGCAGAAAGACTGTGGGACGAGAAGATAACGCGTTATTATGATATGTTGCCAAAATAAATGGAGATCGTCATTTGTATCCATAGATCTTGAAAAAAAAACAAATCAGGAGGGTTAGTGATGAAGATCAGGAATGTGATAGTCTTTTCATTGGTGTTGTTACTTTCGCTGCTTATTGCTTCACCAACCGTTTTTTCTGCAGAGAAGGAGGTCAGGATAGGCGTGCTCTACCCGCTCTCCGGGGCCCTGGCAACGATAGGGAGGGATCTCCAGAGGGCAGCCGAACTGACCGCCGATATCGTCAACAACAAGGCGGCAGGCGTTGATATCCCGATGGCACAATGGGGAGGAATACCGAACCTGGGCGGTGCGAAGATCGTGCTGATCTTTAAGGACCACAGAGGGGAACCGGACCGCGGCGCCGACCTTGCAAAGAGTCTCATACTCGACGATAAGGTTGTGGGACTTATGGGCGCGTACAACAGTGCGGTGACAAAGACCGTAAGCGCTGTAGCCGAGAGATACGGGATCCCCATGATCAACGACTCCTCCACCTCTCCTGACCTGACGGAGAGAGGGTTTAAGTGGTTCTGGAGGACAACGCCGCATGATAATTATTTCAACAGGGATCTCTTCGAACTCCTGAAAGGCCTGACAGAAGGGAAGGTTAAGGGCGTTAAGGCCATCCCGAAAAAAAATCTCCAGAATCTTGCCTATGCCTGCGAGAATACTGAATGGGGTTCAAGCGTTGCCAAGTCGATCGAAGCCTATGCAAAGGAATACGGTTTTACTATCACCAAGGGGTTACTCTACAACGCGAACGCGCCTGACCTGACGTCAGAGGCAAAGGCCCTT
Proteins encoded in this window:
- the mfd gene encoding transcription-repair coupling factor codes for the protein MFNPDKNGFIYITGKIGSYLSFLLSTIDRKTLIFYETEDEAFLLREEIEFFSKKEVHLFPVYSDRVFEREDEIKRTGFLYHLFSDDRFIGLFPYSALQYPVTGRQAISGSVKKIRFGDTIFREDLINYLEDAGYELSTLVRESGEYAKRGSIIDIYPLPSQKPLRIEFLGDQVYSVRFFDPGTQRSLGETEECTLTPAKHRDDRSAMLYDYFENNMALVHRGLHMVIREFDDGSNSAFLEELGKRCGSMLNIDISGVEGEEEGITVRAVSNEDLKIIFETRKTEIFKILTERFRNEWNNFRYIYLFVNTRHQAERLQEIFKNYDISLPILTGMALSKKEREWGIVIGPLRRGFRTDNIIALTEEDIVGPKKRVIKKQWDGLDEFLNSFKDLKIGEWVVHIEHGIGVYKGITALKVDGHTKDFLLVEYQDGDKLYVPVSDLHLVQKFIGSEKHKPKIDRLGSQLWKNTKKRVRKQVEDIAGELITIYAERELAEGHSYPPEDELFREMESRFEYEETEGQTQAIEDVMKDLQNIKPMDRLVCGDVGFGKTEVALRASFKAALDNKQVAVLVPTTILAQQHYKTFSERLCDYPVNIDMLSRFKSKEEQKEVAERIRRGAVDIVIGTHKLLQKDVQFRDLGLLIVDEEQRFGVKHKEKLKTMRKNIDVLTLSATPIPRTLYMASTGIKDLSIINTPPLDRLAVKTFVIKFNDGLIKKGISDELQRGGQVFFVHNYIHNIGVVYEHLKRLLPEVRIAVAHGKMDEKKLEKIMVDFIGGEYDILLSTNIIESGLDISNVNTIFINNAHRMGLADLYQLRGRVGRSTKQAFAYLLVPKDEVLTKDAALRLKIIEEMTDLGSGFHIASYDLEIRGAGNLLGKEQSGNINLIGFELYCEMLGEAVKGLKERPEEKEEEIIAEVNIPVDAYIPDAYIEDSAQKLLMYKRLSKIRNDEELADIKEELTDRYGAIPQPLLHLLDIISLKTFLTRAKIRKIEHSPKRLVIHVTNHTPIDMKKMLSIVSQGNDRIKLLPDGKIILQSDKIAEELVKYTRNVLMEIISI
- a CDS encoding lytic transglycosylase domain-containing protein, which produces MPFRQKIALLFISTMVILCFASAYSLISSTGTLRKEIFIHQITGYLKTENIKLDKEQLRTISSIVYEESIQHELDYRLILAMMKVESNFRHDAVSSRGARGLLQIKPSLAKHIAHYAGIEWSGNKTLDEPDNNIRIGVYFFAKLVDDFENVNTALHAYNVGPTRAKLNGAGKNKPPKTYRGFPRIVMAEYEKNIAILPDP
- a CDS encoding sulfurtransferase TusA family protein, with the protein product MEKKHLDLRGLSCPQPVLETKKSIDNRSFDSFEILIDTRTSLENIQRLLSTREDLKYTVDEGEDFKVNISRI
- the yedE gene encoding YedE family putative selenium transporter, which encodes MNLFQKHWKIISCGVFIGILATIFQKFGNPANMGICVACFERDIAGALGFHRISIVQYLRPEIPAFVLGSFFASLVFKEFKPRGGSLPLVRFFLGFFAMLGALVFLGCPWRAFLRLAGGDGNAIAAIVGLIVGVYIGVQFLKGGYTLGRNYSAYKFTGLLMPLMMLGLFLLLIVKPAIPNGAPFFRLKGPGAQHAPIILSFAGAFIIGIFAQRTRFCTMGAIRDIILLKDFHLASGVIGLLIFAFLANLLLGQFNPGFAGQPVAHTNQVWNFFGMVLSGLAYALAGGCPGRQLFLAGEGDIDAGVFVIGMITGAGFAHNFAIAASPAGVGRFSALAVIIGLLFCIATGFFMRKRLA
- a CDS encoding LysE family transporter, with the translated sequence MNLLSLFSIGFVLGLTGAMAPGPLLTVTISESTRRGGIVGPLVVLGHGILEFVLLCIIVFGLGSLLNNRVIFSFIAFFGGIVLVCMGSMTIKNLKRYRLDGTAQSEGRGIHPITAGILISLSNPYWFIWWITIGMGYVIFARGLGIQGVVAFFTGHILSDLAWYSFVSYGIQFGGRYLSIRVLQSILFVCSIFLILFGIFFIIKGYSFIR
- a CDS encoding LamB/YcsF family protein encodes the protein MRYVVDLNCDMGESFGDYTLGSDNEVIQYITSSNIACGFHASDPNVMEKTVRLCREHHVMAGAHPGYPDLMGFGRRSMDVSEDELVNYVIYQVGALRGFLDLHGMSLQHIKMHGALYNYLVNDDKKYLRIVESAGRVFGDVVFLTLGTKKTVELKKICRQKGIRIALEGFPDRMYADEGELLPRKYKEAVLKDPELIARRAIRMVKEKGVESINGHWIGMELDTMCIHGDNMESIEAAQKIREYSRNEDITIKPLCEFV
- the pxpB gene encoding 5-oxoprolinase subunit PxpB, with amino-acid sequence MDWTRYGEEGIRIVFGKAINADVHEEVRQYYFFLKSLDLQEIIDIIPSFTSCIIYFNSRLTSFSTLVSLLKEKEKGLPQTQIPAPVTHTIPVMYGGQYGPDIEFVCSYSGLTADEVIEIHVSTVYTVFAVGFLPGFPYLGTLDKRLFVPRLETPRLKVNEGSVGIAQLQTGIYSFESPGGWRIIGKTDVKLFDYTEAPYSLLKIGDRVRFVPL
- a CDS encoding biotin-dependent carboxyltransferase family protein, which codes for MIEIINPAWLAMVVDGGRYGYADIGVPPSSVLDRYAYTALCRLLGYSTDIPVLEIMGHDFSLKVNTDVSCAITGARVTAFVDSTPAALWKGIRVKAGSTIEVKEVTEGLRYYLGFSGIIDAAQVTGSYTTNLECRFGGYFGRPFLKGDRIALKDIHIPDERVIDESLIPSMQAPHLLRIIAGEERDRFSPETLKSLFEIDGDPWYKVSTKSNRTGIRLEGRPLEFKEEVERSIISEGILPGIVQIPGDGQPIIVLYERTIGGYARIGHVAKTDRDLLAHLKPLDKVRFQMIEPEEAERLWDEKITRYYDMLPK
- a CDS encoding ABC transporter substrate-binding protein gives rise to the protein MKIRNVIVFSLVLLLSLLIASPTVFSAEKEVRIGVLYPLSGALATIGRDLQRAAELTADIVNNKAAGVDIPMAQWGGIPNLGGAKIVLIFKDHRGEPDRGADLAKSLILDDKVVGLMGAYNSAVTKTVSAVAERYGIPMINDSSTSPDLTERGFKWFWRTTPHDNYFNRDLFELLKGLTEGKVKGVKAIPKKNLQNLAYACENTEWGSSVAKSIEAYAKEYGFTITKGLLYNANAPDLTSEAKALVAAKPDAMLFAAYLSDSLLMIRTLKGMKAQTKFFWGQDAGFEMADFAKILGADINGVLTRTVFIDKITRVKKVAGQVNALYKKKYGDDLTGATARSVVGVQAWAYVLNKAGSTDPKAIQKACNEINIPASDLVMPWAGVKFDAKGQNVLGRGLIGQYQKTADGKISLEIVYPFDLATANFIYPFPGWK